The following are from one region of the Littorina saxatilis isolate snail1 linkage group LG2, US_GU_Lsax_2.0, whole genome shotgun sequence genome:
- the LOC138960039 gene encoding uncharacterized protein, protein MMGCQPQASPRSHRSHASYSLAHTQPHPSPTAGQHSDTHLQHTVSSGDSHLQYTVSSRDSHLQHSVSSADGRQLHTVSTGQYSEQKPQYPSHGSLAPPQAGSQRLSQDTHHRTDPQVFYPPASSATSSAAQGRYRQYSHPDVVVQQQRQRSETVTSRHQLPSWSVPQQQGAQDQERASESVRQTQPFASQWLQFSPTGRTAEYQLKCEQQQQHQFVAVGTVQQQHKSGRSPAETATSGQLAGRSSEVASLQPPQPAFSVSSPSRLTETAASQQHFPPQSETGTLGFRQGTPPHTQYSQLPSSPLHQQQQQQQQQQYYQLSPSASATMLDKKPTLQVVTTDHSPISPGSSTNSPRFIFPDMSGHHGSDSGSSPFMSPIKREIKWEVGTPPLVSELEGAHQMPRERVRMHSGDTEHSETLVDSETGSSVLEDSSSSREQSPFSAMAESLSLRSPSEHSPSPLTRKVFQRQTVTVTSEDDEQGEEGEGGPGGALGSGEEDFHPSKFKKRLHERYVMSLKDAPAMQRRVKEEYVERYEEGEGGHVDSKRPVSKMERPDSPCNPDSPMPKSPRRSSSDTDIVRTESTEMGASSADEGDVFMEPTMRVRAKHKPPSLHQREPLDLSRGPYYPGFRSSSGSMSSPLVDTEHLSPASKVFSPVFRSPRLPYSPHGMLSPQSQSPLCSVPEGGRIFNFNMPSPLEGAHSDSDLISPSPMSPRIFTFPPQGTILNPMSEVNRLAVSPRAPYTPPPPMIHSKGLSMGNMVDIKWGEQHGFYGKRSLSESDMTYLCPVCNQVFPTNDNLAKHMAKHLPTETVRTGDSNKVHYCKVCNRSFSRSDMLTRHMRLHTGLKPYECMECGQVFSRSDHLNTHRRTHTGEKPYRCPHCPYAACRRDMITRHMRTHAKRSSRRARYLSVPDDGDQPKGSGSISSTETTDSQDFSTGRHTCSISSVDSVESESVHSSRKSYMGTSVDSLLSAAHSAHSTSSSRKPSEELEEGEEVGRGYEGGSQFDRFMRYRKSRNWSATSLESVDSEEALIIREALVDEAFHEIDFPGESEGRDRGGKSVPRASHGQKDVTGLDTKTLQKCFISPQPPGSGSSSTSS, encoded by the exons ATGATGGGCTGTCAGCCCCAGGCCTCGCCTCGTTCGCACCGCTCACACGCCAGCTACAGCCTTGCTCACAcccaaccccacccctcccccaccgCCGGACAACActccgacacccatctacagcaCACCGTGTCGTCCGGAGATAGTCACTTACAGTACACTGTGTCGTCTCGAGACAGTCATCTGCAACATTCTGTGTCGTCAGCAGACGGCCGTCAGCTACACACAGTGTCGACTGGACAATATTCTGAACAAAAGCCGCAGTACCCAAGCCACGGTTCTCTAGCTCCTCCACAGGCAGGCTCTCAACGTCTGTCCCAGGATACACACCACAGGACGGACCCACAGGTATTTTACCCACCTGCGTCTTCTGCCACGTCTAGCGCTGCCCAAGGGAGGTACCGACAGTACAGCCATCCCGACGTTGTCGTGCAACAACAGCGACAGCGATCCGAGACCGTGACGTCACGCCACCAGCTTCCCAGCTGGTCAGTGCCGCAACAACAGGGCGCTCAGGATCAAGAGAGAGCGTCAGAAAGTGTGAGACAGACACAGCCGTTTGCATCACAATGGCTTCAGTTTTCTCCGACAGGGAGAACGGCCGAGTATCAGCTGAAGTGtgagcagcagcaacagcatcaGTTTGTAGCTGTGGGGACGGTACAACAGCAGCACAAGTCAGGCAGAAGTCCAGCGGAGACGGCCACCTCTGGTCAGTTGGCCGGTCGGTCATCGGAGGTTGCCTCCCTACAGCCGCCACAGCCCGCCTTTTCTGTCTCTAGTCCCTCCAGGCTGACTGAGACCGCTGCCTCGCAGCAACACTTCCCTCCCCAGTCCGAGACAGGGACACTGGGATTTCGACAAGGGACACCACCCCACACCCAGTACAGTCAACTGCCCAGCTCTCCcctacatcaacaacaacaacaacaacaacaacaacagtattaCCAGCTGTCTCCCTCTGCCTCTGCCACCATGTTGGACAAGAAACCAACACTCCAG GTTGTAACCACTGACCACTCCCCGATCAGTCCTGGCAGCAGCACCAACTCCCCACGCTTTATCTTCCCGGACATGTCGGGCCACCACGGGTCGGACAGCGGCAGTTCTCCATTCATGTCCCCCATCAAGCGCGAGATCAAGTGGGAGGTCGGCACACCGCCGCTGGTGTCAGAACTGGAGGGCGCTcatcag ATGCCCCGGGAACGTGTGCGCATGCACAGCGGCGACACGGAGCACAGCGAGACCCTGGTGGACTCAGAGACAGGCTCCAGTGTCCTGGAGGACAGCAGCAGCAGTCGCGAGCAGTCCCCTTTCTCCGCCATggccgagtctctctctctccgctcccCGTCCGAGCATTCCCCCTCGCCTCTCACCAGGAAGGTGTTTCAGCGCCAGACCGTGACCGTGACGTCGGAGGATGACGAacagggggaggagggggagggagggccgGGAGGCGCCCTTGGTTCAGGGGAAGAAGATTTCCACCCCTCCAAGTTCAAGAAGCGTCTGCATGAACGCTACGTAATGAGTCTCAAGGACGCGCCGGCTATGCAGAGGAGGGTCAAGGAGGAGTATGTGGAGAGGtacgaggagggggagggggggcacgTCGACTCCAAGAGGCCCGTGTCCAAGATGGAGAGACCAGACAGTCCCTGTAACCCGGACAGCCCCATGCCCAAAAGCCCTCGCCGCTCCTCATCGGACACAGACATTGTGCGCACAGAGAGCACGGAGATGGGGGCCAGTAGCGCCGACGAGGGCGACGTTTTCATGGAGCCCACCATGCGAGTGCGCGCCAAGCACAAGCCCCCCTCTCTCCACCAGCGCGAGCCCCTCGACCTCTCCCGAGGGCCGTACTACCCAGGCTTTCGCTCCAGCTCCGGCTCCATGTCGAGTCCCTTGGTAGACACGGAGCACTTGAGTCCCGCGTCCAAGGTGTTCTCCCCGGTATTCCGCTCGCCCCGCCTGCCCTACTCCCCCCACGGGATGCTGTCCCCGCAGTCCCAGTCCCCGCTGTGCTCCGTGCCCGAGGGGGGTCGAATTTTCAACTTCAACATGCCTAGCCCCCTCGAGGGCGCTCACTCTGACTCGGATCTTATCTCCCCCAGCCCCATGTCTCCGCGCATCTTCACCTTCCCTCCGCAGGGGACTATCCTAAACCCTATGTCGGAGGTGAATCGTCTGGCTGTTTCCCCCCGTGCCCcctacaccccaccccctcccatgATACACAGCAAGGGACTGAGCATGGGAAACATGGTGGACATCAAGTGGGGGGAGCAGCATGGGTTCTACGGAAAGCGGTCCTTGTCGGAGTCGGACATGACGTACCTGTGTCCCGTGTGCAACCAGGTGTTCCCCACAAACGACAACCTGGCCAAGCACATGGCCAAACACCTGCCCACCGAGACGGTGCGCACAGGGGACAGCAACAAGGTGCACTACTGCAAGGTGTGTAACCGCTCCTTCTCCCGCTCCGACATGCTGACGCGACACATGCGCCTGCACACGGGACTCAAACCCTACGAGTGCATGGAGTGCGGGCAGGTGTTCAGCCGCAGCGACCACCTCAACACGCACCGACGCACACACACGGGAGAGAAACCCTACCGCTGCCCGCACTGCCCCTATGCGGCCTGTCGCCGGGACATGATCACGCGACACATGCGCACCCACGCCAAGCGATCCTCGCGTCGCGCTCGCTACCTCTCCGTGCCCGACGATGGGGACCAGCCGAAAGGGTCGGGGTCGATATCGTCCACGGAAACGACCGACTCCCAGGACTTTTCCACGGGTCGACACACCTGTTCCATCTCCTCCGTCGACAGTGTGGAATCCGAGTCGGTCCATTCCTCACGCAAATCCTACATGGGTACCAGCGTGGACAGTCTCCTGTCGGCCGCCCACTCGGCCCACTCCACCTCCTCCAGTCGGAAGCCCTCCGAGGAACTGGAAGAGGGTGAGGAGGTGGGCAGGGGGTACGAGGGGGGGTCACAGTTCGACCGCTTCATGCGCTACCGCAAGTCCCGCAACTGGTCGGCTACCAGCCTGGAGAGCGTGGACTCAGAGGAGGCCTTGATTATACGAGAAGCGCTCGTGGACGAAGCGTTCCACGAGATAGACTTCCCTGGAGAGAGCGAGGGGAGGGACCGTGGGGGAAAGAGTGTGCCTCGTGCGTCCCATGGCCAGAAGGACGTTACGGGCCTGGACACCAAGACGTTACAGAAGTGCTTTATCAGCCCCCAGCCTCCTGGCAGCGGCAGCAGTAGTACTAGCAGCTAA